In Cicer arietinum cultivar CDC Frontier isolate Library 1 chromosome 7, Cicar.CDCFrontier_v2.0, whole genome shotgun sequence, the genomic window tattccTTTCACTTCATTGTTTTTCGTTTGAGTTTTCTAAGTTTTGTGTGTGTTGAGTTGCAGCGATATATGTGAACTCATTTTATGTAAATATACACAAATTAATTAGTTCATGTATGCTTAAGTTATCTGAATTTACGTTTGCTTAGGTTAATTGAGTTTACCTTGAATTAAGTCAATTCAATTTCGTATATTGTGTACATTACACCTTAAaccttttgttaaaaaaaatatagagggTTTGGTATATGGGTTACCAAAAATCTTAAGACATTAGATATATGAGTTGccactattatatataaaatatttatcgcGTTCATAGTCGATGTGAAACTTATTCACTCACACTTGAACCCAGCAATCTCCTCCTAAAATATAAGGGTTTGtttgattgtattttactttttagttttttgaaaactattttataaataaattttagaaagctgtttttaaaaaacaaaacttaaaaaaaaaaattatttggcaactccaatttttaaaatagtttttgactagagagttaaaaaaactaaaaaataaaaaataaaacactatttatctgttttgcttttttaattttaaaaagtataatattaaaaatagttatacaaaacaagtaatccaaacaagtttttaaattttaaaatactaaaatagagtttttgaaatatgactCAAATAAGTCACAAATCTCTCACATTCTATACTTGCACTACCGTTATTACCAACGATACCCACCTCttgtaatttatataattataacaattttagtAATAGTAGTTGAAAATGATAGTTGTGAAAAATGACTATCGTAATAGTAATTGATTGTCAAAGATGGCCGTAACAGTCAAAAGAGATAGTTTATATTGGAGGTGGTGGTCGGAGTGTGactaactataattatattgatAGACAATGGTGATAGTTGGTGGTTGGAGATGGGTGATCGATGGTAGTGGTATGTGTGGAGATGGTGGTCGGCAGGGTGACAGATATTAGAGATGGTGGTGGTTAGTGGTTGAAGATGGTGGTAGTGGTTAGTGGTTTAAGGTGGATGGCTAGTGGTTGAAGATTTTGGTGGCAATTGTTAGAGGTGGCCCGTGGATAGATGAACGATGACGATGAAGGTGATCGAAGATGATGTCGGTGGTCGAGAATGAGTTATGGTGGTAGCAGAAAGTGAGTGGTAGATGGTGGTGACAGTGATCAGAGGTGGATCATAGTGATGGTCGCtaacttaaaaacaaaataaaaaattataaaatctgttatttttattttaaattttaaagcaaaactgttataaaattaaataaaaattaactcagcattttatttgaatatgttttaattttaaaattaattttttttaaaaaaatatcagaaaCTTATGACCACCTCCAACGTGCTCTCCAACGTGCTCTTAGAGATTGAAAATgagagattttaaaatatggaCCAATTCCGAAAATGggttattaaaatttaaattaagttttgtcaaaaaaacaaaataataaagttagtgttaatattattttgtcttCACTTTTGACCCCACAAATGTAGAATTAAGTTCATGTTAATATGTTCGTTGACCAGCTGGCCCAACAACGATGGCCTCAGCCTCAACCCCTCTTATCATAACACCACCGCCCTTATCCACGGCGGCGCCACCATCCACACATTCATCCAAAGTACACACCCTCGCTCACTTAATCGATAGATCCAAATCCAAAAACCACCTTCTCCAAATCCACGCAATACTCATCCGCCGTGGCCTCGACGACCACCCCATCTTAAACTTCAAACTCCAACGCCGCTACTCCACCGTAGGCCACCTCCACTACTCCGTTTCCCTCTTCAATATCACCCGTAACCCAAACGTGTACACATGGACCTCCATTATCCACGCCCACACCCAATCAAATCTCAACGACAAAGCACTTTCTTACTACTTTCAAATGCTTACCCACAATGTTCAACCCAACGCATTCACCTTCTCTTCCCTTCTCAACGGTATCACGCTTCAACCCACCAAAGCCATTCATTGCCACGTCATCAAATTCGGTTTGTGTTCCGACTCTTACGTTGCAACGGGTCTCGTTGACGGTTACGCAAGAGGTGGAGATGTTTTTTCAGCTGAGAAACTGTTCGATAAAATGCCTGAAAGAAGCTTAGTTTCTTTGACGACGATGCTTACGTGTTACACGAAACACGGTAAGCTCCGTGAGGCTCGGTCGTTGTTTGATGAAATGGAAGTGGGTGGTAGCGATCGAGATGTGGTTTGTTGGAACGTGATGATTGATGGGTATGCTTCAAATGGGTTTCCGAATGAAAGCTTGTTGCTTTTTAGAAAAATGCTTGTTGAAAAAGTTAGGCCTAATGAGATTACTTTGGTGGCTGTTCTTTCTTCTTGTGGTCAGCTTGGTACTTTGGACAGTGGTAGATGGGTTCATTCTTACATTGAGAATGAGAAAAATGGTTTGGGGGTTGAAGTTCGTGTTGGTACTgctttggttgatatgtatTGCAAATGTGCGAGCTTGGAGGATGCTAGAAaggtttttgaaaaaattgatggTAAAGATGTTGTGGCTTGGAACTCTATGATAATGGGTTGTGCTGTTAATGGGTTTAGTGAAGAAGCTTTTGAGTTGTTTCATGAGATGTATGGTATGAGAGTTAAACCAAGTTATGTTACTTTTATTGCACTTTTGACTGCTTGTGGACATTCTGGTTTGGTTAAAAAAGGTTGGGAGATTTTCAATTTGATGAAGAGTGAGTATGAGATGGAACCAAGTATTGAGCATTATGGGTGTATGGTTAATCTTCTTGGTCGAGCGGGTTGTTTGCAAGAAGCTTATGATCTTGTGAGGAGTATGAAGATTGATCCTGATCCTGTGCTTTGGGGAACTCTACTTTGGGCTTGTAAACTACATAACAATATTTCTTTGGGAGAGGAGATAGCAGAGTTTCTTATGAGCAATGATTTAGCTAGTTCTGGGACTTATGTTCTTCTATCGAACATATATGCTGTTGCTGGCAACTGGGTTGGTGCAGCTAGGGTGAGATCGTTGATGAAAGACAACGGAATTGAAAAGGAACCTGGTTGTAGTATAGTTGAAGTTAACAACAGGGTACATGAGTTTGTTGCTGGTGATTTAAGACATCCTAAGAGcaaagatatatattttatgttggAGGAGATGAATGGTTGGCTTAAGGGAAATGGTTATAGTCCAAAGACAGATGTTGTTTTACTTGACATAGGGGAGGAACAGAAGGAGTTATCCTTGGAAGTTCACAGTGAGAAACTTGCATTGGCATTTGGGCTTATTAGTACACGTCCAGGAACTACAATCAAGATTGTAAAAAACCTTCGTGTTTGTTTGGATTGTCACACTGTGATGAAGATGATATCTACGATCACTGGTCGTAAAATTGTAATGAGGGACCAGAACCGGTTCCACCATTTCGACACTGGTTCATGTTCATGTGGAGATTTTTGGTAAACTCATtcccaaaattattttactcGAGGAAAATCACCCATGCCAAAGTTGTTGCCGTTCCAGTTAAACTGAGGGTTCTTAGATTACGATATTAAATATAACACTGAATTTCAATTGTATATTTGAAAACGTTGAACCTACTTGGCTTTCCTAGAAGGTTTTTGCATTTGAGAATCAACGGAGCATATTCCCAGAAAGTTTTTGCATTTGAGAATCGACGGATCAATTGATAAGAGAATGTTAGTGAACGTCACAAAAAATGAGACCGTGTTGATGTGCCTGTACCCAGAAATATTGCGAACAAGTTTCGGGTCTCATTCTAATTCAGTAATTTTGACCATCATACAATAAATCTAGTTCATTTTCCAAAGTATGTTTGGATGTATTAAAGGAATTTATTGATGGTAAACAACAAAAAAGCAAAAGGGAACCTTATAAGATGATTTTCACTCCTccattacaatttaaatatcCCCTAAAACTGAGATGTATACTAATATACAGAGCTGTTTCACTATGACACATGAAAAATCtgattttatgtaaaaaaaaattattaatactaTACCTACCAATTCCGGGAGGGGATTGTCTACAGATTTTAGCTCAAAGGTGGAATCTACGCCCTCCATTAATAAAGTGAGGAAGTCTTTCATACCAAAAGTGGGAGATTGTACTTAAGTGTAGAGGTTTAACCATTCCCATTCCATCCCTTTTCCATCGAACATATCATAATAATGGAAGAAATCGGCAGAAAATGCTTAAAAGGCACAACTAAATACACACTACCGAAGTCAAGCGATATCTATACAAGATATTGTCCAACTAAATctatacatttttttcttcttatgagCGCAGTCCTACAAATTACTTTTCACTAATAATAACAACTAACAAATGATCCAAGAAAAATGAGTTGTGCCTACAAGTTAAAATGGGAAACCTATCCACCAACATACACTTCCACCTATCTAACCTAGaggaaggaaaagaaagaatCCAATGTACCAGCCAGAAGAACATGATCTTTCTCATGATCACATTCTGAAATCCAAAACGCAAACTGTATTATTGGCAAAACATGCAGCAATCTTGTCCCCCTCCTTATTCCAACAGACCTCGAAAATGCCTCCACTTCCTGCGTATGTTCTAACAATTTTGCCTTCCTTCAATGACCAGATGTGCAAGGATTTGTCAAGAGACCCACTTGCTATATACTCACCATTGGGACTGAATGCAACTGAGTATACAGGATGCCTGTAAAACAACATGTCAGACAAAAAAGGACAGATTTTGTATTTTTCTACTAGTGAATCCATCACATGTAGATCTACAACATTTGTTAAACTGCAAAGCGGAGGTTAAGGACTTCATGTTGATCAGCCTTCTCCAAATGTCTACAACTTTGAAGCAGAAAACAGAAAGAGGCTGATAGGTGGGGAATCTTACACTATGCTCATACAAATAAGCCAAAGCTAATAAAACAGTACCTGTGTGCATTCAAGCTGTATATGAGTTTCCCGAGTTCAACATCCCATAGCTTTACAGTTGAATCAAATGAAGCACTGCACATAAAGGAGAAGACGTAGTTTTTAACATGAAAACTTACTTTTTTCCCATAATACCCAGACAAGAAAGGGAAAAAATGCAGGCATCTTCACAATAATAAACGGCTAAGATGGGAATATTTTGCAAAGGGTTGAAGACTGAaagaaatctaaaataagaaaCAGTGTGCATGTGAATTATTTACTGAGATATAACAATTACTGAAGAAGGTTCCTCTGCAGTGTCAAAGTTAAGCTCCTCAGAGATTTTACACTCCAACCCCAGCTGAAAAATTGTTAAATGCTAATGTGTCTAACCAGTTCGTTTCTCCATATTCCCCATGCTTCATATACCTCCCGGCTAAGCAGAAACTAAATTAAACAACTCATCTCATTCCCTATTCATTTCCTTTCATACCTCTTCCTCTTATAGCCACACTAACATTTGGGCCTTTCACCCTGCACAAGTGTTCCTTCATTTGGGACTTTATTTCCACGGATCCTGGCATCTGTTTGAATTTcaaccttgtcctcaaggcTGACCAGAAAATACTGGAATTTGGTAGCCAATTGCAAACGCCTCTTTCTCTGCTGCCTCTTCTGCAGACTGTGACACTGACATCTTCAGCCCATGTAGTGCAACAATGGTGCTAGTAGGTAGCTCTTTCAAGAATTACTCCATCCCAGTGAATTTACTTTCATCCCCAAGAATAGGTCCTTTATGGCATGCAGTATTTTCAGGTATCATATAATTATAGAAGAATTCAGAAACATTTGACAATTGAGCCTCCATGGATAGCACCCAgcccaaaaacaaaaaaaaataaaggataaaacagataatagaaagaaaaatataagagCCTTTCAGAATTAGGGTACACAGTCACTGAGAGGAGGGGTAGAAAGCGAAGCAAGAGTGTAGGAAAGAATGAGCGCAACCCGGTCTGGAAACAGCGCTTTTGCATGTAGTCCATATTCGGACAGGTGGCGGTCTTACAATCAAGATTGTGATCTTGACAACAGTGATGGGTATTTCCTTCCCTTAGCAGTAACTAGCTTTTTAACTCATTCACCTCTTTCATTTCCTTTCTCACCTTTCCTTTTACCAACACTATGTCTTTGCCCTGCCCACACACTACCACCACAGGGACTGTCTCCCTGAGGCGTGGATCCCATTAAAAACTAAAGAACAGTACTTTCAGAGCTACCCCGACACAATAGATTATATGGTAcataattatcatttaattaaaaataattgatatgaTGGCGGGGCAGTCAACCAAAGAGTCATACAGCAGAAAACTGAGCGGACAGTTATAATCAATTGGAATTAGTAGCACACCAAAGGTAGTACTTCATTTTGTATAGTTCGGTAAACACAACATTGCAAATCACAGCATATTAAGGGAACAAGGATATAGAGAAAACAACAATTATATATTACGGGAGAAGCATAAATAAATGTGTAGGTGAAGACTTTAGTTGTTGCTTGTTTTGTACAAATAAATGCACGAAATCAAGAGTAACAAACATAATTTCACCAGTAACTAACTTACCTAGCTAACACCAATTTTTTGTTAGGATTATTTGTACCAGGACCAGTGGGGCTCCATCTTATGGTATATATCTCCTGCAAagaattttatttagttttccCAACAACACAGAATGTGTAACTAATTTAATATGCAAACACAAAAAAGACGTTCAAAACAAGCAAAACTCGGGGTACCTTGGAATGCTCCCTTAAATCATGAAGATACTTATCCTGCTTCAAACTCCATATCTATAAAACAATGCATCCAACCAAAGCCCAAAACATCAAACACATGCACTACAAAcactaatttcaaaaattactTCATAACTTattgatgataataaataattgtGCCAAATAATACCTTTGCTGTGATATCATCAGAACAGGATGCCAGCAATGAACCTGTGGGATCCCATTTGACACAGTTAACTTCCCCCTGAAAATGGAGCAAGGTCATTGGCAGATGTAAGACTTGTCCAATCACTAATGCATTTATGAAAAATCTCAAATTTATACTTTCGAAAAAACACAACAGACAAAATGTTCATATCTCTGAACCTTCAACCTAATAGAACTATGATATAAAATGCAAACATGGAAAGCCTACAAATTAGTTAAATGGAACTCTACTTGATCAAAGAAAATTACAGACCGAATTCGCAATCCAATTAATTCATATAGTGTTAGGAACCCATGAATTGGATTCCTTGATTTAGAGGAAGAAcactaatatttataaagaaaagaTAAGAAATAATAAGAGAGAACCTCTCTCAAGAAAATGATACACAAGAGCACATACGCTCCTACAATGGTTTACACCACTCAATTTCTAAAGTTGATAAAAAGCTCATTTCTAAAGGGGTGGAAGCCTAGATTAGGTCCTAGATAACTAACTAATAACAGAAACACCAAAGCAGGTACACCTATAGCACTACTAACAATCTTGGAACACAACTACTAACTCCTAATTATCCCTATTTGTATATCCTAACATATAGccatttttaaaagaaaaccaACTAAATAGTGAGGCATCTCAGGAAGTCAGGTCTCCATCTTGAAAGTAGCAGTCCAAGGTTATCTACCATCTATATAGAAAACCTTGCCAACCAGAAACAACTTTTTACAAAACCCTTCCTCCTAATAGGGTATAATTTGAGAGCCGAAAGTAGTTTGTATGAGGCCGTATTGCAAAATAAGGTCTCGGGTATAAACCTGGTGTCCAGCAAAAGCTTGTACAGGGCGGGTTTCACCAATCTTGCAGACATATATCATATTGTCTGTTGAACTTGTGGCAAAAGACGTATTGCTGCGCCAGTCAACATCAAGTGTTGGACCTAAACAACACATCAAACCtcaatcaaaaatcattcaTATGTATGGTTAAGAAAATTAGCAccaaaatttctttttatagtATTCTCCCTCGATTAAATATACATCAAACTTTTCACCTGAATGAAACTCAAATTGTTGCTTCCACTCCTCTGCCTGCACATCCCAAACAATCGCAGTTTTATCACAACTACCAGTCAAGAGATAATCGCCTCTCTTATTCCACTTCAGAGAGAATATTGGTCCCTTGTGTTTGCTTAATGTACTCTTA contains:
- the LOC101488358 gene encoding pentatricopeptide repeat-containing protein ELI1, chloroplastic, coding for MASASTPLIITPPPLSTAAPPSTHSSKVHTLAHLIDRSKSKNHLLQIHAILIRRGLDDHPILNFKLQRRYSTVGHLHYSVSLFNITRNPNVYTWTSIIHAHTQSNLNDKALSYYFQMLTHNVQPNAFTFSSLLNGITLQPTKAIHCHVIKFGLCSDSYVATGLVDGYARGGDVFSAEKLFDKMPERSLVSLTTMLTCYTKHGKLREARSLFDEMEVGGSDRDVVCWNVMIDGYASNGFPNESLLLFRKMLVEKVRPNEITLVAVLSSCGQLGTLDSGRWVHSYIENEKNGLGVEVRVGTALVDMYCKCASLEDARKVFEKIDGKDVVAWNSMIMGCAVNGFSEEAFELFHEMYGMRVKPSYVTFIALLTACGHSGLVKKGWEIFNLMKSEYEMEPSIEHYGCMVNLLGRAGCLQEAYDLVRSMKIDPDPVLWGTLLWACKLHNNISLGEEIAEFLMSNDLASSGTYVLLSNIYAVAGNWVGAARVRSLMKDNGIEKEPGCSIVEVNNRVHEFVAGDLRHPKSKDIYFMLEEMNGWLKGNGYSPKTDVVLLDIGEEQKELSLEVHSEKLALAFGLISTRPGTTIKIVKNLRVCLDCHTVMKMISTITGRKIVMRDQNRFHHFDTGSCSCGDFW